AGCTCGGCCAGCTCGTCCTCACGCGCGGCGACGTCGGCGAGCAGCTTCTCGGCGATCTCGTCCAAAAGGGTGTCGGGGTCGTCCGGAGCCATCCGCAGCATCGAGCCGATCGCACTGTCCTCCAGCTCCCTGGCCACCAGCGTCAGCATCTCCTTGCGCTGGGCCAGCCACTCGAGACGGGCGTAGAGCTCCTCACTGGGGCTCGGGCTGCGCTCCGCGGGCGCCGGACCGGCCGCCCACTCCTCCGCCAGCTCACGCAACAGCACCTCGTCGCCACGGGCGTACGCCGCGTTCACACGGGTGATGAACTCCTCACGCCGGGCCCGCTCCGCGTCCTCCTGAGCCAGATCCGGGTGCGCCTTGCGAGCCAGCTCGCGATACAGCTTGCGGGCCTCCTCGCTGGGCCGCACCCGCTCCGGAGGCCTGACCGACCGGTCCGTCAGCATCGCCGCGGCCTCCGGGAACAGCC
The window above is part of the Streptomyces sp. NBC_00425 genome. Proteins encoded here:
- a CDS encoding J domain-containing protein — translated: MTTPEAEQPRPEARLEQAVRAAEQALIEFEIAVETFRVEVENFSRLHHQKLGPMYARLDELDAQIAEARAARTGDPEDLRKAAEARARVLPMPGVEELFHGWMDGEGLFPEAAAMLTDRSVRPPERVRPSEEARKLYRELARKAHPDLAQEDAERARREEFITRVNAAYARGDEVLLRELAEEWAAGPAPAERSPSPSEELYARLEWLAQRKEMLTLVARELEDSAIGSMLRMAPDDPDTLLDEIAEKLLADVAAREDELAELVG